The following coding sequences are from one Arthrobacter sp. PvP023 window:
- a CDS encoding ATP-dependent DNA helicase RecG, with protein sequence MNTELELGLERRIGKRSAAVIEKHLGITTVGGLLNYFPRRYLSRGELTPISEVPLDEEVTLIARVVSNSTRAMRARRGTLTDVVITDDAGTLKVSFFNGYRAKAELLPGRRALFSGKVTRYAGSLSLTNPDFQLLDEDPDTPGMDPEKLAARPIPIYPATAKLTSWSIQKVISTLLDTVDLDLLDDPLPAEVSSREKFLPSSEAYRLIHIPEVPGDWQRARDRFRYQEALVLQTALARRRAQLAAEEATARRPVTGGILTAFDRQLPFTLTAGQSAVGKTLAEELSQDSPMNRLLQGEVGSGKTIVALRAMLQVVDAGGQAALLAPTEVLAAQHFESIRRTLGPLSRDGLLGGSGPDAVQVTLLTGSMPTAARKQAMLDAASGTAGIVIGTHALLSDNVSFYDLGLIVVDEQHRFGVEQRDALRAKASKPPHLLVMTATPIPRTVAMTVFGDLETSVLDELPAGRAPISTHVVGLAENPGWAGRIWSRSREEIDAGHQVYVVCPKIGEDDDGDFSPGEAEPSAADLEGDGPARELASVTAVVEHLQDEPALAGVPLAPLHGRQDPVLKSAMMASFTANETKLLVSTTVIEVGVDVHNATLMVILDADRFGISQLHQLRGRVGRGGLPGTCLLVTTLEPGHPSRRRLDAVAATTDGFELSQEDLKLRREGDILGASQSGGRSTLKLLRVLEHEGVIAKARRDAQHIVAADPGLTDHSALAEAIDEYLNPEKEAFLERG encoded by the coding sequence ATGAACACTGAGCTGGAACTGGGCCTGGAACGCCGCATCGGCAAACGGTCCGCAGCCGTCATTGAGAAACACCTGGGCATCACCACCGTCGGCGGCCTGCTCAACTATTTTCCGCGCCGGTACCTCAGCCGGGGTGAGCTGACCCCCATCAGTGAGGTGCCACTGGACGAAGAGGTCACCCTGATTGCGCGCGTCGTGTCCAACAGCACCAGGGCCATGCGGGCGCGCCGCGGCACGCTGACCGACGTCGTGATTACGGACGACGCAGGCACCCTGAAGGTGAGCTTCTTCAACGGTTACCGCGCCAAAGCGGAGCTGCTCCCGGGCCGGCGGGCACTGTTCTCGGGCAAAGTGACCCGGTACGCCGGCAGCCTGAGCCTCACGAACCCTGACTTCCAGCTGCTCGATGAAGACCCTGACACTCCGGGCATGGATCCGGAGAAGCTCGCCGCCAGGCCCATCCCGATCTATCCGGCAACAGCCAAACTCACCAGCTGGTCCATCCAGAAAGTGATCTCAACCCTCCTGGACACGGTCGACCTGGACCTCCTGGACGACCCCCTGCCGGCGGAAGTCTCGTCACGGGAGAAGTTCCTGCCGTCTTCGGAGGCCTACCGGCTGATCCATATCCCGGAGGTGCCCGGCGACTGGCAGCGGGCCAGGGACCGCTTCAGGTACCAGGAGGCCCTGGTCCTGCAGACCGCCCTCGCGCGGCGCCGCGCCCAGCTGGCCGCCGAGGAGGCCACGGCCCGCCGGCCGGTTACCGGCGGAATCCTGACCGCGTTCGACCGCCAGCTGCCCTTTACGCTCACCGCCGGCCAGTCCGCCGTCGGGAAAACACTTGCGGAGGAGCTCTCGCAGGACAGCCCCATGAACCGGCTCCTCCAGGGCGAGGTGGGGTCAGGCAAGACCATCGTCGCCCTGCGCGCAATGCTCCAGGTGGTTGACGCGGGGGGCCAGGCCGCCCTGCTGGCGCCCACGGAAGTCCTGGCCGCGCAGCACTTCGAATCCATCCGCAGGACCCTGGGTCCGCTGTCCCGGGACGGCCTGCTGGGCGGATCAGGTCCCGACGCAGTGCAGGTCACGCTGCTTACCGGATCGATGCCCACTGCTGCCCGCAAACAGGCCATGCTGGATGCCGCGTCAGGGACTGCCGGGATCGTGATCGGGACGCATGCCCTGCTGAGCGACAATGTCTCGTTCTACGACCTCGGCCTGATCGTGGTGGATGAACAGCACCGCTTCGGGGTGGAGCAGCGCGACGCCCTGCGTGCGAAGGCCAGCAAACCGCCCCACCTGCTCGTCATGACTGCCACGCCCATTCCGAGGACCGTGGCCATGACCGTGTTCGGCGATCTCGAAACCTCCGTGCTGGACGAACTCCCCGCGGGCCGTGCCCCCATTTCCACGCACGTCGTTGGCCTCGCCGAAAACCCCGGGTGGGCCGGACGTATCTGGTCCCGGTCCCGGGAGGAGATCGACGCCGGGCACCAGGTCTACGTGGTGTGCCCCAAGATCGGCGAAGACGACGACGGCGACTTCAGCCCCGGGGAAGCGGAGCCTTCCGCGGCGGACCTGGAAGGTGACGGCCCGGCCCGCGAGCTCGCATCCGTCACCGCCGTCGTCGAACACCTGCAGGACGAACCCGCGCTGGCCGGTGTTCCGCTGGCACCGCTGCACGGCAGGCAGGATCCCGTGCTCAAATCCGCAATGATGGCATCCTTCACGGCGAATGAAACCAAGCTGCTGGTGTCCACCACCGTGATCGAGGTCGGAGTTGATGTCCACAACGCCACACTGATGGTGATCCTGGATGCGGACAGGTTCGGCATCTCCCAGCTGCACCAGCTGCGCGGACGGGTGGGCCGCGGCGGGCTGCCCGGCACCTGCCTTCTGGTCACCACGCTTGAGCCCGGACATCCCAGCCGCCGCCGCCTGGACGCCGTGGCGGCCACGACGGACGGCTTCGAGCTGTCGCAGGAGGACCTGAAGCTGCGCCGCGAAGGCGACATCCTCGGCGCATCGCAGTCCGGCGGACGCTCCACGCTCAAGCTGCTGCGCGTGCTGGAGCATGAGGGCGTCATTGCCAAGGCACGCCGGGACGCGCAACACATCGTGGCCGCCGATCCCGGCCTGACAGACCATTCCGCACTCGCGGAGGCAATCGATGAGTATTTGAACCCGGAAAAGGAGGCCTTCCTTGAGCGTGGCTAG
- the rsmD gene encoding 16S rRNA (guanine(966)-N(2))-methyltransferase RsmD: protein MSRIIAGACGGMPLASVPGSLTRPTTDRVKEALFSRLEAFNVVAGARVLDLYAGSGALGVESASRGAETVDLVEFDGKASEVCQRNADLVNGAVGHKTVSVHRSRVESFLERTVPGTLWDLVFLDPPYPLDEPAMGAVLEELSPYLAESAVVVVERSSRSPEPSWPASLERFAEKKYGETKLWFAEPVGGGS from the coding sequence GTGAGCCGCATCATCGCCGGGGCCTGCGGGGGAATGCCGCTGGCCAGCGTGCCCGGGTCCCTGACCCGCCCCACCACCGACCGCGTCAAGGAAGCACTCTTTTCGCGCCTGGAGGCCTTCAATGTGGTGGCGGGTGCCCGCGTCCTGGATCTTTATGCGGGCTCCGGCGCGCTGGGCGTGGAAAGTGCCAGCCGCGGGGCTGAAACTGTGGACCTCGTGGAGTTCGACGGGAAGGCCAGTGAGGTCTGCCAGCGCAATGCGGACCTTGTCAACGGGGCCGTTGGTCACAAGACGGTGTCTGTCCACCGCTCCCGGGTGGAGTCCTTCCTGGAAAGGACCGTGCCGGGCACGCTGTGGGACCTCGTGTTCCTGGACCCGCCGTATCCGCTGGACGAGCCCGCCATGGGCGCGGTCCTGGAGGAGCTGTCGCCGTACCTGGCAGAGTCTGCCGTCGTGGTGGTGGAGCGTTCGTCCCGCAGCCCGGAGCCGTCATGGCCTGCGTCGCTGGAGCGGTTCGCCGAGAAGAAATACGGCGAGACCAAGCTCTGGTTTGCCGAACCCGTGGGCGGCGGCAGCTGA
- a CDS encoding spermidine synthase — protein sequence MPARTPAGSRFLRTTGQHATIEPDAFTPGSYVLSIGGAEQSHVNLAEPGEIFYEYLRRIGHVVDLAAPAGEPVNALHLGAGALTLARYIQATRPGSLQYAVELERELLDFVLQQLPMPDGTVLHTLIGDARDALAELPAELRFDVVILDIFSGPEAPEHIACAGFYEEAAARLTPRGVLIVNVGDEPGLTLVRSQVAAMRQVMGGVAAFAESGMFAGRHPGNIILAGTRRPWPAEWTQELAARGPHPAKVLAGVDLDAISD from the coding sequence ATGCCCGCCCGGACGCCGGCGGGATCACGTTTCCTCCGGACCACCGGACAGCACGCCACCATCGAACCGGATGCCTTTACCCCGGGGTCCTATGTGCTGAGTATCGGCGGAGCGGAGCAGTCCCACGTGAACCTCGCCGAGCCGGGCGAAATCTTCTACGAGTACCTCCGCCGGATCGGGCACGTCGTGGATCTGGCGGCGCCTGCCGGCGAACCGGTCAACGCGCTGCACCTTGGAGCCGGGGCGCTGACGCTGGCCCGCTACATCCAGGCGACCCGCCCGGGGTCCCTGCAGTACGCCGTCGAGCTCGAACGCGAGCTGCTGGACTTCGTCCTGCAGCAGTTGCCCATGCCGGACGGAACGGTGCTGCACACGTTGATCGGCGACGCACGGGACGCTCTGGCGGAACTGCCGGCTGAACTGCGTTTCGACGTCGTGATCCTGGACATATTCTCCGGGCCGGAGGCGCCGGAGCACATTGCCTGTGCCGGTTTCTACGAGGAGGCTGCGGCCAGGCTGACGCCACGCGGGGTACTGATCGTCAACGTGGGCGATGAACCGGGGCTGACCCTGGTACGGAGCCAGGTGGCAGCCATGCGGCAGGTCATGGGCGGTGTCGCCGCTTTCGCCGAGTCCGGGATGTTCGCCGGGCGGCATCCCGGCAACATCATCCTTGCCGGCACAAGGCGTCCGTGGCCTGCGGAATGGACCCAGGAGCTGGCGGCACGCGGTCCGCACCCCGCGAAGGTGCTGGCCGGCGTGGACCTCGACGCGATCTCGGACTAA
- a CDS encoding aminotransferase class I/II-fold pyridoxal phosphate-dependent enzyme: protein MNATVPAPWQRAASGANLLAANGTLGVTIFEEMTTLAVRTGAINLGQGFPDEDGPMEIKAAAQAAIASGANQYAPGKGILPLREAISAHQQRFYGLTPDPETEIIVTTGATEAIAASLLALVEHGDEVLTFEPFYDSYGAMIGLAGATHVTAPLLAPDFMPDMAALEAAFSNRTKVVLINNPHNPTGAVFPREVLQRVVELAARHDAVIITDEVYEHLTFGEQHIPVATLPGAAGRTVTISSAGKTFSFTGWKIGWLSGPEHLVSAIRTVKQFLSYSSGTPFQGAIAVGLALPDDFYSGISETLRRKRDILSDGLKAAGLDVFTPQGTYFVNVDTAPLGISDSVDLARRLPELVGVAAIPVPVFCHPAGAERTRSLLRFAFCKKTEVLEEAASRLATLRDRL, encoded by the coding sequence GTGAACGCAACAGTTCCGGCACCGTGGCAGCGGGCAGCGTCGGGTGCCAATCTCCTGGCAGCCAACGGCACCCTCGGGGTGACGATCTTCGAGGAGATGACCACCCTCGCGGTCCGGACCGGCGCCATCAACCTTGGCCAGGGCTTCCCCGATGAGGACGGTCCGATGGAAATCAAAGCGGCCGCCCAGGCGGCGATCGCCTCCGGCGCCAACCAATACGCACCCGGCAAGGGAATACTTCCCCTCCGGGAGGCCATCTCGGCGCACCAGCAGCGGTTCTACGGGCTCACGCCGGATCCGGAGACTGAGATCATCGTCACGACGGGCGCCACCGAAGCCATCGCTGCCTCGTTGCTGGCCCTCGTGGAGCACGGTGACGAGGTGCTCACTTTTGAACCCTTCTACGACTCCTACGGCGCCATGATCGGGCTGGCGGGAGCCACGCATGTGACAGCTCCGCTGCTCGCTCCGGATTTCATGCCGGACATGGCGGCCCTGGAAGCGGCCTTCAGCAACCGCACGAAAGTTGTGCTGATCAATAATCCGCACAACCCCACCGGCGCGGTCTTTCCGCGTGAGGTTCTCCAGCGCGTCGTCGAACTTGCCGCCAGGCACGACGCCGTCATCATCACCGATGAGGTCTACGAGCACCTGACGTTCGGGGAACAGCACATCCCGGTGGCAACGCTGCCCGGAGCCGCCGGGAGGACCGTCACCATCTCTTCCGCCGGGAAGACCTTCTCCTTTACGGGCTGGAAAATCGGCTGGCTGAGCGGACCGGAACACCTCGTATCCGCCATCAGGACGGTGAAACAGTTCCTCAGCTACAGCTCCGGCACGCCGTTCCAGGGCGCCATCGCCGTGGGGCTCGCCCTGCCCGACGACTTCTACAGCGGGATCTCCGAGACACTCAGGCGCAAACGGGACATCCTCAGCGACGGGTTGAAGGCCGCCGGCCTGGACGTCTTCACACCGCAGGGAACCTACTTCGTGAATGTGGACACGGCTCCCCTGGGAATCTCGGATTCCGTCGACTTGGCCCGGAGGCTTCCGGAACTGGTGGGGGTTGCCGCCATCCCGGTTCCCGTCTTCTGCCATCCTGCGGGCGCCGAACGGACCCGCAGCCTGCTCCGCTTCGCGTTCTGCAAGAAGACCGAGGTCCTCGAGGAGGCCGCATCACGGCTCGCCACCCTCCGGGACAGGCTGTGA